Part of the Sulfitobacter sp. W027 genome, GACGATCTGCACGCGGCGCAGAATGTGACGATGCTCCGGGTGCCGCAGCAGGAAATCTGCCACGCGGGTCAGCTCGTCCTCGCCCTCAAGTGCTTCGAACAACAGCGCCGCATCCCGCCCCGGTGCCAGCGGCTGTTCATAGGGTGCTACCGGCTCCAGATGACGCTCGCCAAGGCGCGGTTCCAGTTTCTCGGCGGAGACATACCACGCCTTCGCCTGACTTTCGGGATTGTCCCAATCGATCTTGAGCGCCCATGCGTAATCACGCTCAAGGATGCTGCGCAATTTTGCTATGGTCATACAGCCGTCGATGCGAAAACCCGCGCCCTCATCCGCGCTCATCTGGCTGGGCAGATCGTCGACGAGTGCGCCGTAAGGCTCCATCATCAGCGCGACCAAAAGCTCTTGCCCCTCAAGGCTCAGCGCACCTTCGGCCCAGCGATAGAGCGCGTCCCAAGGCAGTGGCGCTGTGAGCGCACCGCTGTCCAGATGTGCGTCGAGCCGATCAAGATCAGCCTTCAGCCCGTCAATCTTGTCGCATTGCAGCGGATGCTCGGAATGCCAATCGTCCACATTGCGCCGCCCCCGGCGCAGCATGGTCAAAAAGGCCTCGGTTTCCTCCGCAGAAATCACCGGCAAAGACCGCACACGGGCCAGTGCGGTCTCGCGGGCCTTGATCCAGTTGTTCAGCAAAATGGGGTGGTTGAGCAAGAAAGGCGCCATGCCAAGGCCAGTGGAATTGCCGATGCCAAAGCGGCGGCGCAGGGCGGGGGCGAGTTTCACGGCCCCTGCCCCGCCCTTAAGCGCGGCAAGATGTTCGACGAGGTCCAACACGAAGCCTCGGATCAAAAAAACAGTTAGCATCTCGGCTTGAAAGGGCGCGGCGAACTCGGGCCGGTCGGCAATGCTCTCGCGATCAGCCGCACCAAGTTTGCCGGAGCCGTAAACCGCAGTAGTGCGCATCAGGTAGCCCACCGCATCGACATCCGCCGCCAGCGGCTGTTCGCCCCGGCTTAGGCAATCGATCACATGATCGAACAGGCGCACAGACCGATTGGCGCGGGAAACGGTGATCTCGGATGTCGTGACGCGTCCGGCCTCCTGTAGAGGGACATTTTTCGACAGGCGTTTGATATCCGCCTCTGTGGGCAGACCGTCGAAGAGAGTAAAGGTTGTGTCCCAAGCGGTAGCAATCACCCGGTCGGAGCGTTGTTCGGGCGGCAGATCATGGGCAAAGGCGACAAGGCTGTAGCTGCGCGCGGGACCATGCATCGTATAGACCGCATGGCCCACACCTTTCGCGTCGATCTCAAAGGCGCGGCGCTCGAAGCGCCAGTTTTCAGCCTTGAGCCGCCGCAGCAGCACCCGCATGAAAGACAGCCGCGACTGGTGGAATGATCCCATCCGCGCCAGCCGCATCACGGTTTCTGCCGGGCGCAGGGTGGCGCATTCGGGGTTGAGCTGGTCATGTTTCATCACGCGCCTCCTCCTGCATGATATCATAGTCTCATGCCGGGCGGCCCAAGGCGGGCCGCCCGGCGACGTCCTCAGGCTGACTCGCGACCCTTTGCCAGCGTGATGCGCAGCGCATCCCAAAGCGAGGGCAGCAGCACCAGCGACACCGGCACGGCGGTCACGACGATGAAGCTTTGCAACTTGCCCACGCCGCCTGAGCCGAGTGAGACAAGGATGATTGCCACCAACCCCATGCCGATGCCCCAGAACACACGGACCGGCATCGAAGACTTATCCTCGTCCGACATGGCGACCGAAATCACATAGGTCATCGAGTCGCCTGTTGTCGCTACGAAGATCGTGGTCAGGATCAGGAACAGCAGCGAGATGATGAAGCCCATGGGCAGTTGTTGCGTGATCGCCAAAAGCGCGGCCGGCAGGTTGAACCCCTCGAAAGCGGTCGAGACCGAGCCGGTATTGCCAAGCTCAAACGCGATGCCGGAGCCGCCGATGATGGTGAACCAGAAAGTGGTGATGATCGGTGCCACCAGCGACAGCATCACGATAATCGACCGGATCGACCGTCCCCGCGAGACCCGCGCGATGAACATCGCCATCAGCGGCCCATAGCCCATGAACCAGCCCCAGAAGAACACCGTCCACCAGCCCAGCCAGCCCGGCTCACCAAAGAGACCGGCCTCACCGCGATAGAGCGCCATGCCAAAGAAGTTGCCCAAATAGGAACCAAGGCCCGCGAAGTAGCTTTTGAAGATGAAGACGGTCGGACCGAAAACCAGCATGAAAATCAGCAAGCAGGCCGCGAGGATCACGTTGATCTTGCTGAGCAGCTGGATTCCGCGGGTCAGACCGGTCATGGCCGAGATCGTATAGAGCGTGACCAGCCCTGCGATGACCAGCGCCTGAGTGGCGAAACTGTCGGGGATGCCGAAAAGCGTGTTCAGACC contains:
- a CDS encoding BCCT family transporter: MTDQTQSPEAQMPSAGHINKPLFAISGGFIAAFCLLALFDLELLSTIVDSSFAFSAKYFGLYWQILLLATFLIGLVLIVLPGSRAVMGGLARPEFSTFQWGSMIMCTLLAGGGVFWAAGEPMAHFLSSPPLFGAEAGTPEAVAPALAQSFMHWGFLAWAILGALTTVMLMHYHYEKGLPLAPRTLLYPLFGERAIKGPIGLAADASCIIAVVAGTVGPIGFLGLQVSYGLNTLFGIPDSFATQALVIAGLVTLYTISAMTGLTRGIQLLSKINVILAACLLIFMLVFGPTVFIFKSYFAGLGSYLGNFFGMALYRGEAGLFGEPGWLGWWTVFFWGWFMGYGPLMAMFIARVSRGRSIRSIIVMLSLVAPIITTFWFTIIGGSGIAFELGNTGSVSTAFEGFNLPAALLAITQQLPMGFIISLLFLILTTIFVATTGDSMTYVISVAMSDEDKSSMPVRVFWGIGMGLVAIILVSLGSGGVGKLQSFIVVTAVPVSLVLLPSLWDALRITLAKGRESA